The Anopheles merus strain MAF chromosome 2L, AmerM5.1, whole genome shotgun sequence genome has a segment encoding these proteins:
- the LOC121594416 gene encoding ras-related protein Rab-32 isoform X3 → MVSSDGLHYAHPPKATMATGQAEKREHLYKILVIGELGTGKTSFIKRYVHQFFSQNYRATIGVDFALKVLNWDQNTIIRLQLWDIAGQERFGNMTRVYYKEAVGAFIVFDVTRSATFDAVIKWKNDLDSKVQLPDGKPIPCILLANKSDQQKQGIVTTPAKLDEYVKEHGFAGWFETSAKENVNIEEAAKSLVNKILMNDKLLNTGEVIDSERFALVGGKSDTNQKKSCSC, encoded by the exons ATGGTATCTTCAGATGGGTTGCATTACGCTCACCCTCCCAAG GCAACCATGGCGACTGGACAGGCCGAGAAGCGTGAGCATCTCTACAAAATTCTCGTCATCGGCGAGCTCGGCACTGGCAAGACGTCCTTCATCAAGCGGTACGTGCATCAGTTCTTCAGCCAAAACTATCGCGCCACAATCGGGGTGGACTTTGCGCTCAAAGTGCTGAACTGGGACCAGAACACGATTATCCGTCTGCAGCTATGGGATATTGCTG GTCAGGAACGATTCGGCAACATGACCCGCGTGTACTACAAGGAAGCAGTGGGAGCATTCATCGTATTCGATGTAACGCGCAGCGCCACATTTGATGCGGTGATCAAGTGGAAGAACGACCTCGACTCAAAAGTGCAGCTACCCGATGGCAAACCCATTCCGTGCATACTCTTAGCCAACAAG AGTGACCAACAAAAGCAGGGAATTGTGACGACACCCGCCAAACTGGACGAGTACGTCAAAGAGCACGGGTTCGCTGGATGGTTCGAAACGTCGGCCAAGGAGAACGTCAACATTGAGGAAGCGGCCAAATCCTTAGTTAATAAG ATTTTAATGAATGACAAACTGTTAAACACGGGTGAGGTCATCGATTCGGAACGGTTCGCCCTGGTTGGCGGAAAGTCGGACACGAACCAGAAGAAGTCGTGTTCTTGCTGA
- the LOC121594419 gene encoding protein brown isoform X1 gives MTANKPDTSTPTGTVLLEWKNLTVSVRSSSSGQPTSDTGNHWYGRPGHQQKKELTLLRNASGAVRSDNLVAIMGPSGAGKTTLLAAISMRITGSTTVHGKVLINGLYVTRTQMKQLTGFVPQYEIALQTLTVAEHLTFVARLKNVGYVAVLRIVNELGLQGCWGTRIAQLSGGERKKVNLAGELLTEPEILFCDEPTTGLDSFNAASVMKTLQCLCANGCRAVICTIHDPPSQVFQCFSDVILMQDGGTVFYQGPTADRIDFFNSIGKEVPANSNPADFYFQLVSPGATTFAASEAEEAIQRYEIVRKACRQNIARKCLMTRYHQAKIIQKLANDKHRVCRAKQLMILLHRTTLDSMRKLREYLTVTAIFLFTSVVIASLYYDVRPVSQTSIQDIRGALFLMISELVYTISYGVFYTFPSEMPLIRREVGEKSYTLSMYYLHKVLYSVPRAFFESFLFIGVAYAFVGFSTDFNTYCCMSLVSSGASVLAMAYGYLLSCTTGTMNMAIETSNIIFLAFMLLGGLYLNLRAFPLLKYLSFFFFASEGVSVYYWLPIESIPCNGTSSRLNEMITCLANGQAVLEDAGYATSYEALHLNYLVMTVEIVLVHLVAYMLLRKFVRKAGFY, from the exons ATGACTGCAAATAAGCCCGATACCAGCACGCCCACTGGCACAGTATTACTCGAGTGGAAGAATCTCACAGTTAGTGTACGATCCTCCTCCTCCGGTCAGCCAACATCGGACACCGGAAACCATTGGTACGGACGGCCAGGACATCAGCAAAAGAAAGAACTCACATTGCTTCGGAATG CCAGCGGTGCGGTCCGTTCTGACAACTTGGTAGCGATCATGGGCCCAAG TGGTGCTGGCAAAACAACGCTGCTGGCCGCCATCTCGATGCGAATTACGGGCTCCACCACCGTCCACGGGAAGGTGCTTATCAATGGGCTGTACGTGACCAGGACGCAGATGAAACAGCTGACCGGGTTTGTGCCGCAGTACGAGATCGCCCTACAGACGCTGACCGTTGCCGAGCATCTAACCTTTGTG GCGAGACTTAAAAACGTCGGATACGTCGCAGTGCTGCGCATCGTCAACGAGCTCGGACTGCAGGGCTGCTGGGGTACGCGCATTGCCCAGCTGTCGGGTGGAGAGCGGAAGAAGGTGAATCTGGCCGGCGAGTTGCTTACCGAGCCGGAGATACTGTTCTGCGACGAGCCGACGACGGGACTGGACAGCTTCAATGCGGCCTCGGTGATGAAAACGCtccagtgtttgtgcgcgaATGGGTGCAGGGCGGTCATCTGCACGATACACGACCCACCGTCGCAGGTGTTTCAGTGCTTCAGCGATGTGATCCTGATGCAAGATGGCGGGACCGTCTTCTACCAGGGACCAACGGCCGATCGGATAGACTTTTTCAACTC CATTGGCAAGGAGGTGCCGGCGAATAGCAATCCGGCCGATTTTTACTTCCAGCTCGTTAGTCCGGGTGCGACAACGTTCGCGGCCAGTGAGGCAGAGGAAGCAATCCAGCGCTACGAGATCGTACGCAAAGCCTGTCGACAAAACATTGCGCGAAAATGTCTGATGACTCGATACCATCAGGCGAAAATTATCCAAAAGTTGGCCAACGATAAGCATCGCGTCTGTCGGGCGAAACAGCTGATGATCCTGCTGCATCGTACCACGCTGGACAGTATGCGAAAGTTGCGCGAATATCTTACTGTGACggcaatatttttg TTTACCAGCGTTGTGATAGCGTCACTGTACTACGACGTGCGCCCAGTTTCGCAGACCTCCATCCAGGACATTCGGGGCGCACTGTTTCTAATGATAAGCGAGCTAGTGTACACGATCAGTTACGGTGTGTTTTACACATTCCCTTCGGAGATGCCACTGATCCGCCGGGAGGTTGGCGAGAAGAGCTACACCCTTTCCATGTACTACCTGCACAAGGTGCTGTACAGTGTGCCGAGAGCGTTCTTTGAGTCGTTTCTGTTCATTGGCGTGGCTTATGCGTTCGTTGGCTTTTCGACGGACTTTAACACGTACTGCTGCATGTCGCTAGTGTCTAGTGGGGCGAGTGTGCTTGCCATGGCATACG GCTATCTGCTTTCCTGCACAACCGGCACCATGAACATGGCGATCGAGACGAGCAACATCATCTTTTTGGCGTTTATGCTTCTTGGCGGTCTCTATCTCAACCTTCGAGCCTTTCCGCTGTTGAAGTATCtgtcgtttttcttcttcgccaGCGAGGGTGTCTCCGTGTACTACTGGTTGCCGATCGAGTCGATCCCCTGCAATGGTACGTCTTCGAGGCTGAACGAAATGATCACCTGTCTAGCGAACGGGCAAGCCGTGCTGGAGGATGCCGGGTATGCTACCTCGTACGAGGCCCTGCACCTCAACTACCTCGTCATGACGGTGGAAATTGTCCTCGTACATCTGGTCGCGTACATGCTGTTGCGGAAGTTCGTCCGTAAGGCGGGATTCTACTAA
- the LOC121594420 gene encoding protein abrupt, whose translation MLQSTIGQAQRFKKRERTQNWAYEEKHFLLELCRKDMHIIENKRLDSALTTLKNRAWKIIHQQFAIAFGTDRNCNRLKEQWRRMKACTRAEMLDYQQRIQRFGQEVADRKKPSQFTFEIWDFMQEAKKVCKNELMDDVDYSKMKLSLEENLPQGVSIKDCSDENDDESSSMWDKTSQNLCEVQIKEDSQDELDDYDKGPSAKYPRLRGLSSTSSPFGTPSSAADVVQSRFNELIASSFASRLANNSDHHHLSGTGGSGSNHNNNNNNNNNTASGNKLLESLDAYHRTAFGSESSLADLTAHGGGNASANLSQMDLNNTLEALNMLKSRFNRIMEPGYWKNAMQEAHHNLTTAGHQQAPPDSPTGMAHHSAASAAAAAAANHLLQGLANGAAANGALINDDDHEAMMAAHQRAAAAATTPPPPASRSASAAMKKQMETQHHQSEHDLRMQILKTELETAKINKETAELNRQLALQKLGRRAGGNRTSSVASAGDVANHSDRRDDDELEVMMEDNTSSSTLPEGRLVVRSLSSMEAAPAVVAAGSAAPPLPLSVPSSPSLPLHVHNIE comes from the exons atgcttcaaaGTACGATCGGGCAGGCTCAGCGCTTCAAGAAGCGCGAGCGCACCCAGAACTGGGCGTACGAGGAGAAACACTTTCTGCTCGAGCTATGCCGCAAGGATATGCACATCATCGAGAACAAGCGGCTGGACAGTGCGCTGACCACGCTGAAAAACCGGGCCTGGAAGATCATCCACCAGCAGTTTGCGATCGCGTTCGGTACGGACCGGAACTGCAACCGGCTGAAGGAGCAGTGGCGCCGCATGAAGGCCTGCACGCGGGCGGAAATGCTCGACTACCAGCAGCGGATACAGCGATTCGGGCAGGAGGTGGCCGACCGCAAGAAGCCGAGCCAGTTCACGTTCGAGATCTGGGACTTTATGCAGGAGGCGAAGAAGGTGTGCAAGAACGAGCTGATGGACGATGTGGACTACTCGAAGATGAAGCTGTCGCTCGAGGAGAACCTGCCGCAGGGTGTGTCGATAAAGGATTGCAGCGACGAGAACGACGACGAAAGCTCGTCGATGTG GGATAAAACATCACAAAATCTATGCGAGGTGCAAATAAAGGAAGACTCCCAGGACGAGCTGGACGATTACGACAAGGGCCCGTCGGCCAAGTACCCGCGCCTGCGGGGGCTTTCGAGCACTTCGTCCCCTTTCGGCACACCGTCGTCGGCGGCGGATGTGGTCCAGAGTCGGTTCAACGAGCTGATCGCGTCCAGCTTTGCGAGCCGTCTCGCCAACAACAGCGATCATCACCATCTCAGCGGAACCGGCGGATCcggcagcaaccacaacaacaataacaacaacaacaacaatacggCCAGCGGGAACAAGCTGCTCGAAAGCCTTGACGCGTACCACCGGACAGCGTTTGGCAGTGAATCGAGTTTGGCCGATCTGACCGCACACGGAGGTGGCAATGCCAGCGCTAACCTCTCGCAGATGGATCTAAACAACACGCTCGAGGCGCTCAACATGCTAAAGTCGCGGTTCAACCGCATCATGGAGCCAGGCTACTGGAAGAATGCCATGCAGGAGGCTCACCACAATCTCACCACGGCTGGCCACCAGCAGGCACCACCGGATTCACCGACCGGAATGGCGCACCACAGTGCGGCatcggcggcagcagcagcggcagccaatCACCTTCTGCAGGGTCTCGCAAACGGTGCCGCCGCAAACGGTGCACTCATCAACGATGACGATCACGAGGCGATGATGGCGGCACACcagcgggcagcagcagcagccacgaCGCCTCCACCGCCCGCCAGCAGAAGTGCGAGCGCCGCAATGAAGAAGCAGATGGAGACGCAGCACCACCAGAGCGAGCACGATCTGCGGATGCAGATACTGAAAACGGAACTAGAAACAGCTAAAATCAACAAAGAGACCGCCGAGCTGAACCGGCAGCTGGCGCTACAGAAGCTCGGGCGGCGGGCAGGCGGCAACAGGACGAGCAGCGTCGCCAGCGCCGGCGACGTAGCCAATCACTCCGACCGAAGGGACGACGACGAGCTGGAGGTGATGATGGAGGACAACACTTCGAGCTCGACCCTGCCAGAGGGCAGACTGGTGGTCCGGTCGCTATCGTCGATGGAAGCGGcaccggcggtggtggcggcgggaTCGGCAGCACCTCCATTGCCACTGTCCGTTCCCTCCTCACCATCGTTGCCGTTGCACGTGCACAACATCGAGTAG
- the LOC121594416 gene encoding ras-related protein Rab-32 isoform X2 yields the protein MVTTVITAVAAARRHTNGSEDNCEDDGGPRLSGPLRKLRRQSSRLRNLLPLLGGTGGIGSGKPVEQATMATGQAEKREHLYKILVIGELGTGKTSFIKRYVHQFFSQNYRATIGVDFALKVLNWDQNTIIRLQLWDIAGQERFGNMTRVYYKEAVGAFIVFDVTRSATFDAVIKWKNDLDSKVQLPDGKPIPCILLANKSDQQKQGIVTTPAKLDEYVKEHGFAGWFETSAKENVNIEEAAKSLVNKILMNDKLLNTGEVIDSERFALVGGKSDTNQKKSCSC from the exons ATGGTTACGACCGTTATCacggcagtggcagcagcaagaCGCCATACGAACGGTTCCGAGGATAACTGTGAGGACGACGGTGGTCCGCGACTGTCCGGCCCTTTGCGCAAGTTGCGTCGCCAGTCCTCCCGGCTGCGGAATCTTCTACCATTGCTGGGTGGAACTGGCGGAATTGGTAGTGGCAAACCCGTGGAACAG GCAACCATGGCGACTGGACAGGCCGAGAAGCGTGAGCATCTCTACAAAATTCTCGTCATCGGCGAGCTCGGCACTGGCAAGACGTCCTTCATCAAGCGGTACGTGCATCAGTTCTTCAGCCAAAACTATCGCGCCACAATCGGGGTGGACTTTGCGCTCAAAGTGCTGAACTGGGACCAGAACACGATTATCCGTCTGCAGCTATGGGATATTGCTG GTCAGGAACGATTCGGCAACATGACCCGCGTGTACTACAAGGAAGCAGTGGGAGCATTCATCGTATTCGATGTAACGCGCAGCGCCACATTTGATGCGGTGATCAAGTGGAAGAACGACCTCGACTCAAAAGTGCAGCTACCCGATGGCAAACCCATTCCGTGCATACTCTTAGCCAACAAG AGTGACCAACAAAAGCAGGGAATTGTGACGACACCCGCCAAACTGGACGAGTACGTCAAAGAGCACGGGTTCGCTGGATGGTTCGAAACGTCGGCCAAGGAGAACGTCAACATTGAGGAAGCGGCCAAATCCTTAGTTAATAAG ATTTTAATGAATGACAAACTGTTAAACACGGGTGAGGTCATCGATTCGGAACGGTTCGCCCTGGTTGGCGGAAAGTCGGACACGAACCAGAAGAAGTCGTGTTCTTGCTGA
- the LOC121594416 gene encoding ras-related protein Rab-32 isoform X4: MATGQAEKREHLYKILVIGELGTGKTSFIKRYVHQFFSQNYRATIGVDFALKVLNWDQNTIIRLQLWDIAGQERFGNMTRVYYKEAVGAFIVFDVTRSATFDAVIKWKNDLDSKVQLPDGKPIPCILLANKSDQQKQGIVTTPAKLDEYVKEHGFAGWFETSAKENVNIEEAAKSLVNKILMNDKLLNTGEVIDSERFALVGGKSDTNQKKSCSC; encoded by the exons ATGGCGACTGGACAGGCCGAGAAGCGTGAGCATCTCTACAAAATTCTCGTCATCGGCGAGCTCGGCACTGGCAAGACGTCCTTCATCAAGCGGTACGTGCATCAGTTCTTCAGCCAAAACTATCGCGCCACAATCGGGGTGGACTTTGCGCTCAAAGTGCTGAACTGGGACCAGAACACGATTATCCGTCTGCAGCTATGGGATATTGCTG GTCAGGAACGATTCGGCAACATGACCCGCGTGTACTACAAGGAAGCAGTGGGAGCATTCATCGTATTCGATGTAACGCGCAGCGCCACATTTGATGCGGTGATCAAGTGGAAGAACGACCTCGACTCAAAAGTGCAGCTACCCGATGGCAAACCCATTCCGTGCATACTCTTAGCCAACAAG AGTGACCAACAAAAGCAGGGAATTGTGACGACACCCGCCAAACTGGACGAGTACGTCAAAGAGCACGGGTTCGCTGGATGGTTCGAAACGTCGGCCAAGGAGAACGTCAACATTGAGGAAGCGGCCAAATCCTTAGTTAATAAG ATTTTAATGAATGACAAACTGTTAAACACGGGTGAGGTCATCGATTCGGAACGGTTCGCCCTGGTTGGCGGAAAGTCGGACACGAACCAGAAGAAGTCGTGTTCTTGCTGA
- the LOC121594416 gene encoding beclin-1-like protein B isoform X1 has translation MEQATATRRLTRGESEDSPVEFVVVDSDVSMSDAGLSSPEKKPKKKRGLSFKKLRTNAQKLIPKRGGRKDSSAKSSETSSLGGDSGVVSGGTDDLLPATPSPPPPPASPTATETSIETVLKSTESLPAIKEDPVREAAMLGARSDEDMLLEGKDKQRQKKARKPSRAASFMKKLAGRSKTSKVAPNPAVPAPGGGSEGDEISSGTLETPLSIKRQTPEGAMFVSDTELYQDGDRDDGTSVDPPSPVLVRQLDAEPTTLRAKRTEMKITLTRNMPSTKPGTIETSLDDEDGNAEVLRSSGGGDGNSNGLNAENRELAIDSKPISSDSGTAPSPRASIGNEQSSQLIATTRTQQSSSSTSSVDARLSSLLSGDYIAEINKFSIENITNAGAASSTVVAGGGGGAGAEAVPLPQPRASLSIRERFFQQQQPVVVTTGDLDPVASFDSQDIAPPSSVVVDEEIDGFMRKARGASAATARSKGGSKSPGAATVQDKPQAAGPAGGQQQDLSPSSSSASASKAASTVRTQEAAKPYQLGNSLKNPNNSGFKSIEQQQQREQPQQQQQPDQGKQQEDPVPANTTEGSPDKPGQEEQGDSTVPTEPTIVFDIGTQATMATGQAEKREHLYKILVIGELGTGKTSFIKRYVHQFFSQNYRATIGVDFALKVLNWDQNTIIRLQLWDIAGQERFGNMTRVYYKEAVGAFIVFDVTRSATFDAVIKWKNDLDSKVQLPDGKPIPCILLANKSDQQKQGIVTTPAKLDEYVKEHGFAGWFETSAKENVNIEEAAKSLVNKILMNDKLLNTGEVIDSERFALVGGKSDTNQKKSCSC, from the exons ATGGAGCAGGCAACGGCAACGCGCCGCCTAACGCGCGGCGAATCCGAGGACAGTCCGGTCGAGTTTGTGGTGGTGGATTCAGACGTGTCCATGTCCGATGCCGGGCTCAGCTCGCCCGAGAAGAAGCCGAAGAAGAAGCGTGGCCTGTCGTTCAAGAAACTGCGCACCAATGCGCAGAAGCTGATCCCGAAGCGCGGTGGCCGCAAGGACTCGTCGGCCAAGTCGTCCGAGACGAGCTCGCTCGGTGGTGACTCCGGGGTGGTGAGCGGCGGTACGGATGATCTGCTTCCGGCAACCCCgtcaccaccgccaccaccggccTCACCGACGGCAACGGAGACGTCGATCGAAACCGTGCTCAAGTCAACGGAGAGCCTGCCGGCAATCAAGGAAGATCCGGTACGGGAGGCGGCAATGTTGGGCGCCCGATCGGACGAGGATATGCTGCTCGAGGGAAAGGACAAGCAGCGGCAGAAGAAGGCGCGCAAGCCGAGCCGGGCGGCTAGCTTCATGAAGAAGCTGGCCGGACGATCCAAAACATCGAAGGTAGCTCCGAACCCGGCAGTCCCCGCTCCCGGCGGTGGTTCCGAGGGAGACGAGATATCGTCCGGGACGCTTGAAACTCCGCTGAGCATCAAACGGCAGACGCCCGAGGGTGCCATGTTTGTGTCGGACACGGAGCTGTATCAGGACGGCGATCGGGACGATGGTACGTCGGTGGATCCGCCGTCGCCCGTGCTGGTGCGACAGCTCGATGCCGAACCGACGACACTGAGAGCCAAACGAACCGAAATGAAAATCACGCTCACACGCAACATGCCGTCGACGAAGCCGGGGACGATTGAAACCTCGCTGGATGATGAGGACGGCAACGCTGAGGTGCTGCGGAGCAGCGGTGGTGGCGACGGCAACAGCAATG GTCTAAACGCTGAGAACCGGGAGCTCGCAATCGACTCTAAACCAATTAGCTCCGACAGCGGCACTGCCCCCTCGCCGAGGGCCTCAATCGGGAACGAGCAATCGTCGCAGTTGATCGCAACCACTCGCACGCAGCAGTCGTCGTCCTCCACGTCATCCGTCGATGCGCGCCTTTCGAGTCTGCTGAGTGGCGATTACATCGCGGAGATTAACAAGTTTTCTATCGAGAACATTACCAACGCCGGCGCAGCGAGCAGCACTGTCgtagcaggaggaggaggaggagcaggagcagAAGCGGTGCCATTGCCGCAGCCACGTGCGTCGTTGTCGATTCGGGAGCGCttcttccagcagcagcagccggtggtggtgacgaCGGGCGACCTCGACCCAGTCGCCAGCTTTGATTCGCAGGACATTGCCCCACCGTCGTCGGTTGTCGTCGACGAGGAAATAGACGGTTTTATGAGGAAAGCGAGAGGAGCGAGTGCGGCCACAGCGCGATCGAAAGGGGGCAGCAAGAGTCCGGGGGCAGCGACGGTCCAAGACAAGCCACAGGCAGCGGGACCCGCTGGTGGACAGCAGCAGGACttgtcgccgtcgtcgtcgtcggcgtcgGCAAGTAAGGCAGCGTCGACGGTACGTACGCAGGAAGCGGCCAAACCGTACCAGTTGGGCAACAGCCTAAAGAATCCCAACAATTCTGGATTTAAATCgatcgaacagcagcagcaacgcgaacagccccagcagcagcagcagcctgacCAAGGGAAGCAGCAGGAAGATCCGGTGCCAGCGAACACTACCGAGGGAAGCCCGGACAAGCCCGGCCAGGAGGAACAGGGTGACAGCACGGTCCCAACGGAACCGACCATTGTGTTCGATATCGGAACCCAG GCAACCATGGCGACTGGACAGGCCGAGAAGCGTGAGCATCTCTACAAAATTCTCGTCATCGGCGAGCTCGGCACTGGCAAGACGTCCTTCATCAAGCGGTACGTGCATCAGTTCTTCAGCCAAAACTATCGCGCCACAATCGGGGTGGACTTTGCGCTCAAAGTGCTGAACTGGGACCAGAACACGATTATCCGTCTGCAGCTATGGGATATTGCTG GTCAGGAACGATTCGGCAACATGACCCGCGTGTACTACAAGGAAGCAGTGGGAGCATTCATCGTATTCGATGTAACGCGCAGCGCCACATTTGATGCGGTGATCAAGTGGAAGAACGACCTCGACTCAAAAGTGCAGCTACCCGATGGCAAACCCATTCCGTGCATACTCTTAGCCAACAAG AGTGACCAACAAAAGCAGGGAATTGTGACGACACCCGCCAAACTGGACGAGTACGTCAAAGAGCACGGGTTCGCTGGATGGTTCGAAACGTCGGCCAAGGAGAACGTCAACATTGAGGAAGCGGCCAAATCCTTAGTTAATAAG ATTTTAATGAATGACAAACTGTTAAACACGGGTGAGGTCATCGATTCGGAACGGTTCGCCCTGGTTGGCGGAAAGTCGGACACGAACCAGAAGAAGTCGTGTTCTTGCTGA
- the LOC121594419 gene encoding protein brown isoform X2: MGPSGAGKTTLLAAISMRITGSTTVHGKVLINGLYVTRTQMKQLTGFVPQYEIALQTLTVAEHLTFVARLKNVGYVAVLRIVNELGLQGCWGTRIAQLSGGERKKVNLAGELLTEPEILFCDEPTTGLDSFNAASVMKTLQCLCANGCRAVICTIHDPPSQVFQCFSDVILMQDGGTVFYQGPTADRIDFFNSIGKEVPANSNPADFYFQLVSPGATTFAASEAEEAIQRYEIVRKACRQNIARKCLMTRYHQAKIIQKLANDKHRVCRAKQLMILLHRTTLDSMRKLREYLTVTAIFLFTSVVIASLYYDVRPVSQTSIQDIRGALFLMISELVYTISYGVFYTFPSEMPLIRREVGEKSYTLSMYYLHKVLYSVPRAFFESFLFIGVAYAFVGFSTDFNTYCCMSLVSSGASVLAMAYGYLLSCTTGTMNMAIETSNIIFLAFMLLGGLYLNLRAFPLLKYLSFFFFASEGVSVYYWLPIESIPCNGTSSRLNEMITCLANGQAVLEDAGYATSYEALHLNYLVMTVEIVLVHLVAYMLLRKFVRKAGFY, translated from the exons ATGGGCCCAAG TGGTGCTGGCAAAACAACGCTGCTGGCCGCCATCTCGATGCGAATTACGGGCTCCACCACCGTCCACGGGAAGGTGCTTATCAATGGGCTGTACGTGACCAGGACGCAGATGAAACAGCTGACCGGGTTTGTGCCGCAGTACGAGATCGCCCTACAGACGCTGACCGTTGCCGAGCATCTAACCTTTGTG GCGAGACTTAAAAACGTCGGATACGTCGCAGTGCTGCGCATCGTCAACGAGCTCGGACTGCAGGGCTGCTGGGGTACGCGCATTGCCCAGCTGTCGGGTGGAGAGCGGAAGAAGGTGAATCTGGCCGGCGAGTTGCTTACCGAGCCGGAGATACTGTTCTGCGACGAGCCGACGACGGGACTGGACAGCTTCAATGCGGCCTCGGTGATGAAAACGCtccagtgtttgtgcgcgaATGGGTGCAGGGCGGTCATCTGCACGATACACGACCCACCGTCGCAGGTGTTTCAGTGCTTCAGCGATGTGATCCTGATGCAAGATGGCGGGACCGTCTTCTACCAGGGACCAACGGCCGATCGGATAGACTTTTTCAACTC CATTGGCAAGGAGGTGCCGGCGAATAGCAATCCGGCCGATTTTTACTTCCAGCTCGTTAGTCCGGGTGCGACAACGTTCGCGGCCAGTGAGGCAGAGGAAGCAATCCAGCGCTACGAGATCGTACGCAAAGCCTGTCGACAAAACATTGCGCGAAAATGTCTGATGACTCGATACCATCAGGCGAAAATTATCCAAAAGTTGGCCAACGATAAGCATCGCGTCTGTCGGGCGAAACAGCTGATGATCCTGCTGCATCGTACCACGCTGGACAGTATGCGAAAGTTGCGCGAATATCTTACTGTGACggcaatatttttg TTTACCAGCGTTGTGATAGCGTCACTGTACTACGACGTGCGCCCAGTTTCGCAGACCTCCATCCAGGACATTCGGGGCGCACTGTTTCTAATGATAAGCGAGCTAGTGTACACGATCAGTTACGGTGTGTTTTACACATTCCCTTCGGAGATGCCACTGATCCGCCGGGAGGTTGGCGAGAAGAGCTACACCCTTTCCATGTACTACCTGCACAAGGTGCTGTACAGTGTGCCGAGAGCGTTCTTTGAGTCGTTTCTGTTCATTGGCGTGGCTTATGCGTTCGTTGGCTTTTCGACGGACTTTAACACGTACTGCTGCATGTCGCTAGTGTCTAGTGGGGCGAGTGTGCTTGCCATGGCATACG GCTATCTGCTTTCCTGCACAACCGGCACCATGAACATGGCGATCGAGACGAGCAACATCATCTTTTTGGCGTTTATGCTTCTTGGCGGTCTCTATCTCAACCTTCGAGCCTTTCCGCTGTTGAAGTATCtgtcgtttttcttcttcgccaGCGAGGGTGTCTCCGTGTACTACTGGTTGCCGATCGAGTCGATCCCCTGCAATGGTACGTCTTCGAGGCTGAACGAAATGATCACCTGTCTAGCGAACGGGCAAGCCGTGCTGGAGGATGCCGGGTATGCTACCTCGTACGAGGCCCTGCACCTCAACTACCTCGTCATGACGGTGGAAATTGTCCTCGTACATCTGGTCGCGTACATGCTGTTGCGGAAGTTCGTCCGTAAGGCGGGATTCTACTAA